A region of Homo sapiens chromosome X, GRCh38.p14 Primary Assembly DNA encodes the following proteins:
- the KRABD4 gene encoding KRAB domain-containing protein 4 isoform 2 (isoform 2 is encoded by transcript variant 2): MAMSQESLTFKDVFVDFTLEEWQQLDSAQKNLYRDVMLENYSHLVSVGYLVAKPDVIFRLGPGEESWMADGGTPVRTCAEVWQVDEQIDHYKESQDKLPWQAAFIGKETLKDESGQESRTCRKSIYLSTEFDSVRQRLPKYYSWEKAFKTSFKLSWSKWKLCKKER, translated from the exons ATGGCCATGTCCCAG GAATCATTGACCTTCAAGGACGTGTTTGTGGACTTCACCCTGGAGGAGTGGCAGCAACTGGACTCTGCCCAGAAGAACCTCTACAGGGATGTCATGCTTGAGAACTACAGCCACCTGGTGTCCGTGG GGTATCTAGTTGCGAAGCCAGATGTGATCTTCAGGTTGGGACCAGGTGAAGAGTCCTGGATGGCAGATGGGGGGACCCCGGTACGGACCTGTGCAG aagtctGGCAAGTTGATGAGCAGATAGATCACTACAAGGAAAGCCAAGACAAACTTCCTTGGCAAGCTGCATTCATAGGCAAGGAAACACTGAAGGATGAAAGCGGTCAAGAATCCAGAacatgtagaaaaagcatttatcTGAGCACAGAATTTGATTCTGTAAGGCAAAGACTCCCTAAATATTATTCGTGGGAAAAGGCATTCAAAACATCATTTAAACTTTCTTGGTCAAAATGGAAGCTAtgtaagaaagaaagatga
- the KRABD4 gene encoding KRAB domain-containing protein 4 isoform 4 (isoform 4 is encoded by transcript variant 4), translating to MAMSQESLTFKDVFVDFTLEEWQQLDSAQKNLYRDVMLENYSHLVSVGYLVAKPDVIFRLGPGEESWMADGGTPVRTCADVSIFASCILKCCY from the exons ATGGCCATGTCCCAG GAATCATTGACCTTCAAGGACGTGTTTGTGGACTTCACCCTGGAGGAGTGGCAGCAACTGGACTCTGCCCAGAAGAACCTCTACAGGGATGTCATGCTTGAGAACTACAGCCACCTGGTGTCCGTGG GGTATCTAGTTGCGAAGCCAGATGTGATCTTCAGGTTGGGACCAGGTGAAGAGTCCTGGATGGCAGATGGGGGGACCCCGGTACGGACCTGTGCAG ATGTATCcatttttgcctcatgtattttgaagtgCTGTTATTAG
- the KRABD4 gene encoding KRAB domain-containing protein 4 isoform 1 (isoform 1 is encoded by transcript variant 1), producing the protein MAMSQESLTFKDVFVDFTLEEWQQLDSAQKNLYRDVMLENYSHLVSVGYLVAKPDVIFRLGPGEESWMADGGTPVRTCAGEDRPEVWQVDEQIDHYKESQDKLPWQAAFIGKETLKDESGQESRTCRKSIYLSTEFDSVRQRLPKYYSWEKAFKTSFKLSWSKWKLCKKER; encoded by the exons ATGGCCATGTCCCAG GAATCATTGACCTTCAAGGACGTGTTTGTGGACTTCACCCTGGAGGAGTGGCAGCAACTGGACTCTGCCCAGAAGAACCTCTACAGGGATGTCATGCTTGAGAACTACAGCCACCTGGTGTCCGTGG GGTATCTAGTTGCGAAGCCAGATGTGATCTTCAGGTTGGGACCAGGTGAAGAGTCCTGGATGGCAGATGGGGGGACCCCGGTACGGACCTGTGCAGGTGAGGACAGGCCAG aagtctGGCAAGTTGATGAGCAGATAGATCACTACAAGGAAAGCCAAGACAAACTTCCTTGGCAAGCTGCATTCATAGGCAAGGAAACACTGAAGGATGAAAGCGGTCAAGAATCCAGAacatgtagaaaaagcatttatcTGAGCACAGAATTTGATTCTGTAAGGCAAAGACTCCCTAAATATTATTCGTGGGAAAAGGCATTCAAAACATCATTTAAACTTTCTTGGTCAAAATGGAAGCTAtgtaagaaagaaagatga
- the KRABD4 gene encoding KRAB domain-containing protein 4 isoform 3 (isoform 3 is encoded by transcript variant 3), whose amino-acid sequence MAMSQESLTFKDVFVDFTLEEWQQLDSAQKNLYRDVMLENYSHLVSVGYLVAKPDVIFRLGPGEESWMADGGTPVRTCAGEDRPDVSIFASCILKCCY is encoded by the exons ATGGCCATGTCCCAG GAATCATTGACCTTCAAGGACGTGTTTGTGGACTTCACCCTGGAGGAGTGGCAGCAACTGGACTCTGCCCAGAAGAACCTCTACAGGGATGTCATGCTTGAGAACTACAGCCACCTGGTGTCCGTGG GGTATCTAGTTGCGAAGCCAGATGTGATCTTCAGGTTGGGACCAGGTGAAGAGTCCTGGATGGCAGATGGGGGGACCCCGGTACGGACCTGTGCAGGTGAGGACAGGCCAG ATGTATCcatttttgcctcatgtattttgaagtgCTGTTATTAG